A single region of the Pan troglodytes isolate AG18354 chromosome 18, NHGRI_mPanTro3-v2.0_pri, whole genome shotgun sequence genome encodes:
- the HAGHL gene encoding hydroxyacylglutathione hydrolase-like protein isoform X1 yields the protein MKVKVIPVLEDNYMYLVIEELTREAVAVDVAVPKRLLEIVGREGVSLTAVLTTHHHWDHARGNPELARLRPGLAVLGADERIFSLTRRLAHGEELRFGAIHVRCLLTPGHTAGHMSYFLWEDDCPDPPALFSGDALSVAGCGSCLEGSAQQMYQSLAELGTLPPETKVFCGHEHTLSNLEFAQKVEPCNDHVRAKLSWAKARPLSRRGKRVGGEGTGFGGGGPLRQGLMVTGACGHSRRGMRMTCPQCRRLWARSASTTPSCGWREYGCCPGASTVTWTLRKASGDCVLG from the exons ATGAAGGTCAAGGTCATCCCCGTGCTCGAGGACAACTACATGTACCTGGTCATCGAGGAGCTCACGCGCGAGGCGGTGGCCGTGGACGTGGCTGTGCCCAAGAGG CTGCTGGAGATCGTGGGCCGGGAGGGGGTGTCTCTGACCGCTGTGCTGACCACCCACCATCACTG GGACCACGCGCGGGGAAACCCGGAGCTGGCGCGGCTGCGTCCCGGGCTGGCGGTGCTGGGCGCGGACGAGCGCATCTTCTCGCTGACGCGCAGGCTGGCGCACGGCGAGGAGCTGCGG TTCGGGGCCATCCACGTGCGTTGCCTCCTGACGCCCGGCCACACCGCCGGCCACATGAGCTACTTCCTGTGGGAGGACGATTGCCCGGACCCACCCGCCCTGTTCTCGG GCGACGCGCTGTCGGTGGCCGGCTGCGGCTCGTGCCTGGAGGGCAGCGCCCAGCAGATGTACCAGAGCCTGGCCGAGCTGGGTACCCTGCCCCCCGAGACG AAGGTGTTCTGCGGCCACGAGCACACGCTCAGCAACCTGGAGTTTGCCCAGAAAGTGGAGCCCTGCAACGACCACGTGAGAGCCAAGCTGTCCTGGGCTAAGGCACGGCCCCTTTCCCGCCGCGGCAAGAGGGTTGGGGGGGAGGGAACAGGCTTCGGAGGTGGGGGGCCTCTCAGACAAGGCCTAATGGTGACCGGGGCCTGTGGTCACTCCAGAAGAGGGATGAGGATGACGTGCCCACAGTGCCGTCGACTCTGGGCGAGGAGCGCCTCTACAACCCCTTCCTGCGGGTGGCGTGAGTATGGCTGTTGTCCCGGGGCCTCCACCGTTACGTGGACCCTTAGGAAGGCATCTGGGGACTGCGTGTTGGGCTGA
- the HAGHL gene encoding hydroxyacylglutathione hydrolase-like protein isoform X2, which translates to MKVKVIPVLEDNYMYLVIEELTREAVAVDVAVPKRLLEIVGREGVSLTAVLTTHHHWDHARGNPELARLRPGLAVLGADERIFSLTRRLAHGEELRFGAIHVRCLLTPGHTAGHMSYFLWEDDCPDPPALFSGDALSVAGCGSCLEGSAQQMYQSLAELGTLPPETKVFCGHEHTLSNLEFAQKVEPCNDHVRAKLSWAKKRDEDDVPTVPSTLGEERLYNPFLRVAEEPVRKFTGKAVPADVLEALCKERARFEQAGEPRQPQARALLALQWGLLSAAPHE; encoded by the exons ATGAAGGTCAAGGTCATCCCCGTGCTCGAGGACAACTACATGTACCTGGTCATCGAGGAGCTCACGCGCGAGGCGGTGGCCGTGGACGTGGCTGTGCCCAAGAGG CTGCTGGAGATCGTGGGCCGGGAGGGGGTGTCTCTGACCGCTGTGCTGACCACCCACCATCACTG GGACCACGCGCGGGGAAACCCGGAGCTGGCGCGGCTGCGTCCCGGGCTGGCGGTGCTGGGCGCGGACGAGCGCATCTTCTCGCTGACGCGCAGGCTGGCGCACGGCGAGGAGCTGCGG TTCGGGGCCATCCACGTGCGTTGCCTCCTGACGCCCGGCCACACCGCCGGCCACATGAGCTACTTCCTGTGGGAGGACGATTGCCCGGACCCACCCGCCCTGTTCTCGG GCGACGCGCTGTCGGTGGCCGGCTGCGGCTCGTGCCTGGAGGGCAGCGCCCAGCAGATGTACCAGAGCCTGGCCGAGCTGGGTACCCTGCCCCCCGAGACG AAGGTGTTCTGCGGCCACGAGCACACGCTCAGCAACCTGGAGTTTGCCCAGAAAGTGGAGCCCTGCAACGACCACGTGAGAGCCAAGCTGTCCTGGGCTAAG AAGAGGGATGAGGATGACGTGCCCACAGTGCCGTCGACTCTGGGCGAGGAGCGCCTCTACAACCCCTTCCTGCGGGTGGC AGAGGAGCCGGTGCGCAAGTTCACGGGCAAGGCGGTCCCCGCCGACGTCCTGGAGGCGCTCTGCAAGGAGCGGGCGCGCTTCGAACAGGCGGGC
- the HAGHL gene encoding hydroxyacylglutathione hydrolase-like protein isoform X3: MKVKVIPVLEDNYMYLVIEELTREAVAVDVAVPKRLLEIVGREGVSLTAVLTTHHHWDHARGNPELARLRPGLAVLGADERIFSLTRRLAHGEELRFGAIHVRCLLTPGHTAGHMSYFLWEDDCPDPPALFSGDALSVAGCGSCLEGSAQQMYQSLAELGTLPPETVFCGHEHTLSNLEFAQKVEPCNDHVRAKLSWAKKRDEDDVPTVPSTLGEERLYNPFLRVAEEPVRKFTGKAVPADVLEALCKERARFEQAGEPRQPQARALLALQWGLLSAAPHE; the protein is encoded by the exons ATGAAGGTCAAGGTCATCCCCGTGCTCGAGGACAACTACATGTACCTGGTCATCGAGGAGCTCACGCGCGAGGCGGTGGCCGTGGACGTGGCTGTGCCCAAGAGG CTGCTGGAGATCGTGGGCCGGGAGGGGGTGTCTCTGACCGCTGTGCTGACCACCCACCATCACTG GGACCACGCGCGGGGAAACCCGGAGCTGGCGCGGCTGCGTCCCGGGCTGGCGGTGCTGGGCGCGGACGAGCGCATCTTCTCGCTGACGCGCAGGCTGGCGCACGGCGAGGAGCTGCGG TTCGGGGCCATCCACGTGCGTTGCCTCCTGACGCCCGGCCACACCGCCGGCCACATGAGCTACTTCCTGTGGGAGGACGATTGCCCGGACCCACCCGCCCTGTTCTCGG GCGACGCGCTGTCGGTGGCCGGCTGCGGCTCGTGCCTGGAGGGCAGCGCCCAGCAGATGTACCAGAGCCTGGCCGAGCTGGGTACCCTGCCCCCCGAGACG GTGTTCTGCGGCCACGAGCACACGCTCAGCAACCTGGAGTTTGCCCAGAAAGTGGAGCCCTGCAACGACCACGTGAGAGCCAAGCTGTCCTGGGCTAAG AAGAGGGATGAGGATGACGTGCCCACAGTGCCGTCGACTCTGGGCGAGGAGCGCCTCTACAACCCCTTCCTGCGGGTGGC AGAGGAGCCGGTGCGCAAGTTCACGGGCAAGGCGGTCCCCGCCGACGTCCTGGAGGCGCTCTGCAAGGAGCGGGCGCGCTTCGAACAGGCGGGC